Part of the Rhinoderma darwinii isolate aRhiDar2 chromosome 2, aRhiDar2.hap1, whole genome shotgun sequence genome, tttcaatgggtagatgtttgtcaaCGATTTCAAGCcagaatttcggacgtaattcgggagttaaaacgcccgaattacgtccgtaaataggccgtgtgaacatacccttagggtcattGACCTCTTTGGGACCACATAAGCAAATATATTGGCAAGTCGTAATGCGCAAAAGAAATATAAAACAACGTTTTTACCACATGACCTGTTAGCTACGATGTGCTTTTATGTGTCgaaaacaaaataaacagaaTATATTCctctttttttaactatttcttgTATATCTGTAATTCTTCTTACCGAACATACTCTAACTCTTATAACTACGTTGTTTCTGCattgtaataactctctgagtaaagaAAATGGAATAGGTTTAATGCAATCCTATGAAAAAATCATATAAATCACTTTCTGAAATCACAAAATGACAAACTTggcactcttaggccttattcacacagcgcagatttgttgcagattttgcattcattttttaaaccaaaactaggaacggaacctaaacagaataaATATCTAAAGGAAAGCCTTATACGTCTGATCTTCTGAATAtagttctggttttggcttaaaaaatgcatgcaaaatctgcagcaaatctgcaatgtatgaacaaggccttaacataacaaattcagctctgctacatgctaaGTATGAACATCGTTTGCGAAACAGTAATGGATATAATTGAAATCATAACACATAGGAGAGATTTACTAATGCCATATGTATTAAATAAAGACATAATCATATTGTTTTGTATCGTTGCAGGTGGTATGGCTGACCAAGTTGAACCAATTGTGACTGATTTATCAAAACTTCCACCTTCTGAATCTTTGGTATTTTGTACTAGAATGCGCCATACTTCCCAATAGACGTTTTGGGGAATATGGCACGTGCTACAATTTAAAATCTGACTGGCATAACCCAGAGCATGTACAACACCATTAGTAAATCTTCTCCTTTATTTCGTACAAAATCAATATAAACTTTGGAAAAAATGAAACTTTGAACTTTTGTTTCCTTGCAAACCATCTAAAGAACTTCACTTCAACCACTGCACACCATAGAAATACATGATTCATTTATCTGCCAGTCATTGCTCACTTTGCACTTCAGAGAGTTGGATGCAATAACAGATCTATAATGAAAGGCTTTAAAGGGCACCTGTATGTCAAAAAACAAGTATGCATAATGATCCATGAAAATGTGTTCTTTTTGTGAATATGTCATTCATACAAAACACTACACAGGTAAAATACAGATTGGCTGTCACTGGGTACTCCTTGTTTAAAAAGAAaggaaagtaaaaaacaaaaggaGGGTATAGGATCTGAGATAATAAACTTAATATTAATAATTTATGATCATTTGTTATAATACAACCTTAAAGCAGTTGTCTGAAATAGAAAAACaagtctgcattttttttttttttcaaaaaacagcgccactctcatCTATggcctgtgtctggtattgcagttcagccttaACCATGTGAAagctgctgagctgcaataccagacagcccACGGACACGAGTAACGCTGTTTTTGGGGAaaacaaacaacccctttaatgcattatATGAATGTATTTTCCCAAAATGTGAACCTGGGAAGGGACGGGGAAGCTACAGAAACATTCCATAAAACTGGCCACTGTACTAAAATGTTTAGTCGTTTATTCTGTACAATATGTCAGACAAATATGGAATCCTTATGTGTACTAGAAATTAATGATTCCCTAGTTGTTAAAGAATAGCAACTCCAAGCAAACAGGGCATGCTGGTTTTGTATTGGTTAAGAGCTAGAAAGCCAAAATATGCCTACAACTGATTGACAAATGATCTGAAGGCCATAAAGAtagattattatattttataataaCTCCCAGGGTCACCTTGCTGGAGAGAATATTCACCTTGTATATAAAAGACTTTCAGGGCACGtgcgcaacaaaaaaaaaatgttcttgaTGTTTATTTTTTCGCAGCCTGGGTTATAATTTATAGTATTTATAATACTCTttgtaagaaaaataataatagtataataaacaCATGGTATATAAATAGACTGGGACAAGTGCTTTCATATACAGATAGTATTTATACTGTTCACTGGGTGAATTCAGTAACAGGGCTACAACAGTTCAGGGACTAATCGTAACTCTTGAAATAGTTGGTACATATGCCAGCATCTGGTGAAGAATATATATTGCTATGTATGAATGGTTATGTGGAATATGGCAGTAAACATTTCCTATAGAAATCTTTGCATTGAACAAGGTTGAACACTGATGGATTTTACCACCCAGAAGGTCAAATAGCCAACCAGTCATAGTATTGCACTACTAATTCATATTAGTAACAATTCCcttatattttttgtacttttggaAATTTTGCAGAACACAACTCTTAAGTAACTTTGTTCTTAGAGCCGAGATACCAATCTGGTAAACTAGGGTCCTGAGCACGAATAAACTACAAACTGATATAAACACCAATGGGGGTCATACGCAAGAAGACCTGGATGTTGGTGACCAGAGAACAGACGCTGCATAGTCTTGCCACTACGCCAGCAACCAACAATAATACATAGCATGACATTAACAGAGCTGGATACAGCGGTCCCTGGAGATAGCAAGATAGATCGGATAAGTCATATAGGCACCGTACTGTGTCATTTCTGCTTCTGTGCTCGCAGAAAGGGGGGGGGAGCTCTTAAAACAGCTGCTAAAAGGCTCAGTGTTCACATAAAGCAGCTTAAAGAGATCTTTGATACAGAGCACCTCTGTAATGTCTCTATGGCTGGAGCATGTACAATTTGCATACATGGGTCACCAAAATATATTGTGCCTCTCCTTAAATCTGTAGGTAAGGTATCCTTACCCAATTCAGTTTATTTGTCACACACAATAGATTCTCATATCAAGAGCTGATCAGTCACCTGCAATTCTTCTACCCATGGTAAGCCGTTACACGTTTCCTGCAGATGTAAATATATTTCTCTGTTACATATTTATAATAGACCCCCCTCTTTAACTATAGTCTTGAGGTTCACACATGTGTCGGGCAGTCCATAAAGAGGTCTGTTTTGGCAACCTGCAGGGTAATCGGTGGGGGCTTGTAAGGGCAGCTCCCTAAACTACAGGCAATACCTCCCGCAGTTTGAGGCTTCCCTCGAGTCCTGGCTCCCACCACCCCAAGCCGACGCTGGCACAGAATTCCTTGCCAGGCCTGTAGGGTCTTTGAACTCCATACCCACACACCACTAGTTATACCCACAGCTAGTGACATGAATATCTTAAGCATGAAGACTGCAACGCTGGGTATGGACCCAGGTAAAGTACAGTCTGGCCTGCCATTTCCAGAAGCTGTCCTGCAGGACTCTTCCCGGGCGCGGGCTTCCCAGTGAGCCAAATTAAGACGTTCATAGAAGCAACACACAATGATGCAGGTAGCTGGGACTGTATAAAGGATGGAGAAGACTCCAATCTTAACCATCAGTTTCTCCAGTTTCTCTGTGTTGGTTCCACCAGTTTTCATGACGCGTCTGATATGGAAGAGTGCAACAAAGCCTGTTAACAGAAATGATGTGCCTGTCACCAAATAGCATGAAAGAGGCACAAGAACAAATCCTGTTAGGGCACTGGGATCTGAGCCGCCTACATAACATAGTCCAGTCAGCTCATCTCCACCAACTTTCCGCATTGTGAGTATAATGATTGTCTTTACAGCTGGAATACCCCAAGCAGCTAGATGAAAGTAACTACCGTGGGATTCGATGGCCTCATGACCCCACTTTTTACTTGCTGCTAGGAACCAGGTGAGGGTTAAAACCACCCACCACAGCGAACTGGCCATgccaaaataatataatataaggaaGACAAGCGTGCACCCACTGCTTTCCAGGCCCTCTCTGATCAAGTATGGGGCGCCACCTTCACGGTCACATGCAATGCTAGGGGCCCCAGCAGCAGCACGGATGAGAAATGCTGTAGAGTAGACATTGTAACACATACTGAGGAAGATAATCGGCCTCTCAGGATACTGGAAGCGCTGAGGATGTAACAGAAATGTCAGTACAGTAAAGGCAGTGGAAATAAAGCAAAGACCAGACCATGCTGCCATCCATACCAGTGCAAAGTCTTTATCACTTGAAGACCAGTAGACATCCACACCAGGGGCGCATCTTGGGGCACACACCCCACTCCTCTCCACATACAGAAATTTGTCAGGATTGGTGCAGCGAGTAGGTATACCCATCTCAGCACCAGATGGACGTGGAGGCCGTGGAGCGACAGGAAGTATGCCATGGCCATTGGTTTGAGGGTCCCCATTAGTAGCATTTTCAGGAGCCTCCATACACAGTGCATTTGGGTCATTTTTACTAGGTAACCGGTCACAGTCCAATGACTCTGGCCATCTAAAATTAAAGCTCTCCATTATGGGGGAACACTTCTGGCGTGCAATTTCACACATTGGCTTACAGGCAGGAATTGAAGTGGACACCTGCTCAGTGCACATGGGAACATAAAGAGAGCAGAGAAAAAAGCGGAGATGTTTGTGACACCCGTACGCCACAAGTGGGGTAAACTCCTCAAGCTTCCCCGCAGCCTCTGCCTGAGACTCGTGGCCAACATAATTGGGCATTCTAGTCATGTTGTAGCCAATGCCCTGACACATAGGAATTTGAATAGGCTCACATTTAGCTTCTCTTCCCCTTTCCACATCATATAAACCCATCTCCAACGTGAGAGCCATCACCAGCATCTGCCACAGACAAGGAAGGGTTAAGAGCCAGCGGGACATCCTCAGGGCCAGCCACACTGGTGCACAGGGTGCAAGACAACTGTGAGGACAAGAGGAGGGGTGCAGCAGATATAGACACACGACTTTATATCCAGCTGTCTGTTATAAGCAGGGCACAATGCATTCCAATAGAATGGCTTGTGGGATCAGCTTTCTTGCCTTACGGCTGGGTCACACCGGACACAAATTATTCCTTTCGGTGACAATCTTTCCAGACGGGATGGTAaatacttgcagtacagaatgtaaTTATTTGGGAATTCTGAGGAATCACATCACGATCCAGTCTTAGACTCACGTTACAATCCACAGGAACACAGCATGCCCTCAACAGCAACACATGGCACTTCTGTCTTGTCCTTTAGTGTGTCCACGGTCTGCCAGTCAGGTTGGCACAGTCTTTAGCTGGCAGTACTAGCTGTTTCTCTTGCCTCGGCTGTAGTTAAGGTGTCTATTCCAGGAGCTGGAGGTCTTCAGAGGACTATTTAGCACAAGTACAGTTTTTCTCCTCCCTTGCTGTCAATGTGAAATGTTGGGAAACAAAGCCAGGCTGGAGAGAGCTAGTGACAGCTACAGACAGCAGCATTCAGACACAGAGAGAATAAAACCAAATACAT contains:
- the FZD9 gene encoding frizzled-9 is translated as MSRWLLTLPCLWQMLVMALTLEMGLYDVERGREAKCEPIQIPMCQGIGYNMTRMPNYVGHESQAEAAGKLEEFTPLVAYGCHKHLRFFLCSLYVPMCTEQVSTSIPACKPMCEIARQKCSPIMESFNFRWPESLDCDRLPSKNDPNALCMEAPENATNGDPQTNGHGILPVAPRPPRPSGAEMGIPTRCTNPDKFLYVERSGVCAPRCAPGVDVYWSSSDKDFALVWMAAWSGLCFISTAFTVLTFLLHPQRFQYPERPIIFLSMCYNVYSTAFLIRAAAGAPSIACDREGGAPYLIREGLESSGCTLVFLILYYFGMASSLWWVVLTLTWFLAASKKWGHEAIESHGSYFHLAAWGIPAVKTIIILTMRKVGGDELTGLCYVGGSDPSALTGFVLVPLSCYLVTGTSFLLTGFVALFHIRRVMKTGGTNTEKLEKLMVKIGVFSILYTVPATCIIVCCFYERLNLAHWEARAREESCRTASGNGRPDCTLPGSIPSVAVFMLKIFMSLAVGITSGVWVWSSKTLQAWQGILCQRRLGVVGARTRGKPQTAGGIACSLGSCPYKPPPITLQVAKTDLFMDCPTHV